From the genome of Glycine max cultivar Williams 82 chromosome 2, Glycine_max_v4.0, whole genome shotgun sequence, one region includes:
- the LOC100306243 gene encoding 2-hydroxy-palmitic acid dioxygenase mpo1-like isoform X2: MALGRRSGLFALEKHFAFYGAYHSNKINIAIHVLFVWPIFFSALLILYFVPLPPLFNLQNLEFSMWENYVILVWNVGFLVALLYSVFYVSLDLKAGSLAALLCALCWIGSSFVASQLGLSLAWKVVLVVQIVCWTGQFIGHGVFEKRAPALLDNLIQAFVMGPFFVLLEVLQTLFGYEPYPGFNSTVKAKVEANINEWQESKQKLIS, from the exons ATGGCATTGGGGAGAAGGAGTGGACTCTTTGCTCTTGAAAAGCATTTTGCTTTCTATGGAGCATACCACAGCAACAAAATTAACATAGCAATCCACGTGTTGTTTGTTTGGCCAATTTTTTTCTCGGCCCTTCTTATTCTCTATTTTGTCCCTCTCCCTCCCTTATTCAACCTTCAAAACTTGGAGTTTTCCATGTGGGAGAACTATGTGATATTGGTTTGGAATGTTGGGTTTTTGGTTGCTTTGCTCTACTCAGTTTTCTATGTTTCTTTGGATCTGAAAGCTGGCTCTTTGGCTGCTTTGCTTTGTGCTCTTTGTTGGATTGGTAGTAGCTTTGTTGCAAGCCAACTTGGGTTGTCTCTAGCTTGGAAG GTTGTTCTTGTGGTTCAGATAGTATGTTGGACAGGGCAGTTCATTGGTCATGGAGTATTTGAG AAACGAGCTCCTGCTCTTTTGGATAACCTCATTCAGGCCTTTGTAATGGGTCCTTTCTTTGTATTGCTAGAG GTTCTCCAGACTTTATTTGGTTATGAGCCATATCCAGGATTTAATTCAACAGTGAAAGCAAAAGTTGAAGCCAACATAAATGAGTGGCAAGAAAGTAAGCAGAAACTAATATCTTAG
- the LOC100306243 gene encoding 2-hydroxy-palmitic acid dioxygenase mpo1-like (The RefSeq protein has 2 substitutions compared to this genomic sequence): MALGRRSGLFALEKHFAFYGAYHSNKINIAIHVLFVWPIFFSALLILYFVPLPPLFNLQNLEFSMWGNYVISVWNVGFLVALLYSVFYVSLDLKAGSLAALLCALCWIGSSFVASQLGLSLAWKVVLVVQIVCWTGQFIGHGVFEKRAPALLDNLIQAFVMGPFFVLLEVLQTLFGYEPYPGFNSTVKAKVEANINEWQESKQKLIS; this comes from the exons ATGGCATTGGGGAGAAGGAGTGGACTCTTTGCTCTTGAAAAGCATTTTGCTTTCTATGGAGCATACCACAGCAACAAAATTAACATAGCAATCCACGTGTTGTTTGTTTGGCCAATTTTTTTCTCGGCCCTTCTTATTCTCTATTTTGTCCCTCTCCCTCCCTTATTCAACCTTCAAAACTTGGAGTTTTCCATGTGGGAGAACTATGTGATATTGGTTTGGAATGTTGGGTTTTTGGTTGCTTTGCTCTACTCAGTTTTCTATGTTTCTTTGGATCTGAAAGCTGGCTCTTTGGCTGCTTTGCTTTGTGCTCTTTGTTGGATTGGTAGTAGCTTTGTTGCAAGCCAACTTGGGTTGTCTCTAGCTTGGAAG GTTGTTCTTGTGGTTCAGATAGTATGTTGGACAGGGCAGTTCATTGGTCATGGAGTATTTGAG AAACGAGCTCCTGCTCTTTTGGATAACCTCATTCAGGCCTTTGTAATGGGTCCTTTCTTTGTATTGCTAGAG GTTCTCCAGACTTTATTTGGTTATGAGCCATATCCAGGATTTAATTCAACAGTGAAAGCAAAAGTTGAAGCCAACATAAATGAGTGGCAAGAAAGTAAGCAGAAACTAATATCTTAG
- the LOC100306243 gene encoding 2-hydroxy-palmitic acid dioxygenase mpo1-like isoform X1: MALGRRSGLFALEKHFAFYGAYHSNKINIAIHVLFVWPIFFSALLILYFVPLPPLFNLQNLEFSMWENYVILVWNVGFLVALLYSVFYVSLDLKAGSLAALLCALCWIGSSFVASQLGLSLAWKVVLVVQIVCWTGQFIGHGVFEKRAPALLDNLIQAFVMGPFFVLLEATCLMQVLQTLFGYEPYPGFNSTVKAKVEANINEWQESKQKLIS; the protein is encoded by the exons ATGGCATTGGGGAGAAGGAGTGGACTCTTTGCTCTTGAAAAGCATTTTGCTTTCTATGGAGCATACCACAGCAACAAAATTAACATAGCAATCCACGTGTTGTTTGTTTGGCCAATTTTTTTCTCGGCCCTTCTTATTCTCTATTTTGTCCCTCTCCCTCCCTTATTCAACCTTCAAAACTTGGAGTTTTCCATGTGGGAGAACTATGTGATATTGGTTTGGAATGTTGGGTTTTTGGTTGCTTTGCTCTACTCAGTTTTCTATGTTTCTTTGGATCTGAAAGCTGGCTCTTTGGCTGCTTTGCTTTGTGCTCTTTGTTGGATTGGTAGTAGCTTTGTTGCAAGCCAACTTGGGTTGTCTCTAGCTTGGAAG GTTGTTCTTGTGGTTCAGATAGTATGTTGGACAGGGCAGTTCATTGGTCATGGAGTATTTGAG AAACGAGCTCCTGCTCTTTTGGATAACCTCATTCAGGCCTTTGTAATGGGTCCTTTCTTTGTATTGCTAGAG GCTACTTGTTTAATGCAGGTTCTCCAGACTTTATTTGGTTATGAGCCATATCCAGGATTTAATTCAACAGTGAAAGCAAAAGTTGAAGCCAACATAAATGAGTGGCAAGAAAGTAAGCAGAAACTAATATCTTAG
- the NAC26 gene encoding NAC domain protein (The RefSeq protein has 1 substitution compared to this genomic sequence) yields MENRTSSVLPPGFRFHPTDEELIVYYLCNQATSRPCPASIIPEVDIYKFDPWELPEKTDFGEKEWYFFSPRERKYPNGVRPNRATVSGYWKATGTDKAIYSGSKHVGVKKALVFYKGKPPKGLKTDWIMHEYRLIGSRRQANRQVGSMRLDDWVLCRIYKKKNIGKSMEAKEEYPIALINLTPANNDSEQEMVKFPRTSSLTHLLEMDYLGPISHILSDATYNSTFDFQINTANGGIDPFVKPQPVEIPYAADSGKYQVKQNSTINPTIFVNQVYYQRG; encoded by the exons ATGGAGAACAGAACAAGCTCTGTACTCCCACCTGGCTTCAGGTTTCATCCCACTGATGAAGAACTAATTGTTTACTATCTTTGCAACCAAGCCACATCAAGACCATGCCCTGCATCAATCATCCCAGAAGTGGATATCTATAAGTTTGATCCATGGGAATTACCTG AAAAAACAGACTTTGGAGAAAAGGAGTGGTACTTCTTTAGTCCACGAGAGAGGAAGTATCCAAATGGGGTGAGGCCTAATAGAGCAACCGTGTCTGGGTATTGGAAGGCCACTGGCACAGATAAAGCAATCTATAGTGGGTCTAAGCATGTAGGGGTGAAGAAGGCTTTGGTTTTttataagggtaagccaccaaAGGGTCTCAAGACAGATTGGATTATGCATGAGTATAGATTAATTGGATCAAGAAGACAAGCCAATAGACAAGTTGGATCCATGAGG CTAGACGACTGGGTCTTGTGTAGGATCTACAAGAAGAAGAACATTGGAAAGTCAATGGAGGCAAAAGAGGAATACCCAATAGCCCAAATCAATCTTACACCAGCAAACAATGACAGTGAACAAGAAATGGTGAAATTTCCAAGGACTAGTTCCCTTACTCATCTTTTGGAAATGGATTACTTGGGTCCAATATCACATATATTATCTGATGCCACATACAATTCAacctttgattttcaaattaacacTGCCAATGGTGGAATAGACCCGTTCGTAAAACCACAGCCGGTTGAAATCCCTTATGCAGCAGATTCAGGGAAGTACCAAGTGAAACAAAATAGCACCATCAACCCCACCATATTTGTGAACCAAGTGTATTATCAAAGAGGATaa